In one Aquila chrysaetos chrysaetos chromosome 24, bAquChr1.4, whole genome shotgun sequence genomic region, the following are encoded:
- the RAB44 gene encoding ras-related protein Rab-44 isoform X1, whose amino-acid sequence MTPGGSMEADLQLPSEVRSPGTEQGVSWAPDVQPLDQVDTPELVEMVEAEDSRTDTQLLGGASPETLQRGGDHAAMQLGEEAEDGAQGLGEHGLPHESVLGPQGAGVGQGEGADAGVQLWELAESLDLLEDQSTDANVQLLAEVDELRLTPGGSSETDLQPLSEAGSLGTEQGGSWAPDVQPLDQVDKPGLVEMVEAEDSQTDTQLLGGASPETPQGGGDHAATQLGEEAEDGGQGLGEHGLPHESVLDPQGAGVGQGEGAGAGVQPPEEAVTLDTLVVQSSDANMQPLAKVDELELTPGGSTEADLQLLSEVSSLDTEQGGSVTPDVHPLDRVDKPELVELEAEDSWVDTQLRGGLGPEAPWGRKTRRAVQLGEEAEDGGQGLGEHGLPHESVLGPQGAGVGQGEGAGAGVQLWELAESLDLLEDQSTDANVQLLAEVDELRLTPGGSSETDLQPLSEAGSLGTEQGGSWAPDVQPLDQVDTPELVEMVEAEDSRTDTQLRGGASPETPQGGGDHAAMQLGEEAEDGEQGQGEHGLPHEPVLDPQGAGVGQGEGAGAGMQPPEEAVTLDTLEIQRTDANMQLLTEAEELKSTSAGSTEADLAHLGATGMLWEGEQSQPPGLEAGLRAAHAADTWEGAAGARVSPPLEAASYPECAAAAEGPGLEVKLGALTGPHGQILEDTQTLELPQGERAAAEGRLLDGAQRLEVVQGERLEAGVSLVDTQGLGLKQGRDDGAFELASLVFEVPLQISTLKLERMMQKDVLIPDVRRLGTSGQAVQSELQEQVSAQADKVRLHTASQQLKEKPLHVVETEQVAARPAEPPKQEMPPASTLHMRVQQEEDAGKDQLGMVLGDSSVGDGDNSSMQPQKQHLGEQSEDLNVDQWEKKQEVGQKTSQKGEPSPGKPGAVTADGGGPAPRGSPEASLEPDHLYNVLFVGDSHVGKTSFLYRLHADTFNPHLTATVGLDYQVKNLIVDNKRFALRLWDSAGQERYHSMTKQFFRKADGVVLMYDITSEYSFSDVRYWLSCIQEGAEDGVAILLLGNKTDCAEVRKVPTEEGERLAKEHQLTFYECSAASGHNVLESMVSLIRLLKVREDELKNKAAEVPKPPRKKKGCC is encoded by the exons ATGACCCCAGGAGGGAGCATGGAGGCAGATCTGCAGCTGCCAAGTGAGGTTAGGTCCccagggacagagcagggagtgAGCTGGGCTCCAGATGTGCAACCCCTGGATCAGGTTGATACACCAGAGTTAGTGGAAATGGTGGAGGCAGAGGACTCCCGGACAGACACGCAGCTTCTTGGGGGTGCCAGCCCAGAAACCCTCCAGAGAGGGGGGGACCATGCAGCCATGCAGCTtggggaggaggctgaggaCGGGGCACAAGGGCTGGGGGAGCATGGGCTGCCACACGAGTCTGTGCTTGGTCCACAGGGAGCAGGAgttgggcagggagagggggctGATGCAGGTGTGCAACTGTGGGAGTTGGCTGAAAGCTTGGACTTGCTGGAGGACCAGAGCACTGATGCCAACGTGCAGCTGCTTGCAGAGGTGGATGAGCTCAGACTGACCCCAGGAGGGAGCAGTGAGACAGATCTGCAGCCCCTGAGTGAGGCCGGCTCCCttgggacagagcagggagggagctgggctccAGATGTTCAACCCCTGGATCAGGTTGATAAACCAGGGTTAGTGGAAATGGTGGAGGCAGAGGACTCCCAGACAGACACACAGCTTCTTGGGGGTGCCAGCCCAGAAAccccccagggagggggggaccATGCAGCCACGCAGCTtggggaggaggctgaggaTGGGGGACAAGGGCTGGGGGAGCATGGGCTGCCACACGAGTCTGTGCTTGATCCGCAGGGAGCAGGAgttgggcagggagagggggctGGTGCAGGCGTGCAGCCCCCTGAGGAGGCTGTAACCCTGGACACACTGGTAGTTCAAAGCAGTGATGCAAACATGCAGCCGCTTGCAAAGGTGGATGAGCTCGAACTGACCCCAGGAGGGAGCACAGAGGCAGATCTGCAGCTCTTGAGTGAGGTCAGCTCCCTGGAtacagagcagggagggagtgTGACTCCAGATGTGCATCCCCTGGACCGGGTTGATAAACCAGAGTTAGTGGAATTGGAGGCAGAGGACTCCTGGGTAGACACACAGCTTCGTGGGGGTCTTGGCCCAGAAGCCCCATGGGGCAGGAAGACCAGAAGAGCCGTGCAGCTCGGGGAGGAGGCTGAGGATGGGGGACAAGGGCTGGGGGAGCATGGGCTGCCACACGAGTCTGTGCTTGGTCCGCAAGGAGCAGGAGTTGGACAGGGAGAG ggggctGGTGCAGGTGTGCAACTGTGGGAGTTGGCTGAAAGCCTGGACTTGCTGGAGGACCAGAGCACTGATGCCAACGTGCAGCTGCTTGCAGAGGTGGATGAGCTCAGACTGACCCCAGGAGGGAGCAGTGAGACAGATCTGCAGCCCCTGAGTGAGGCCGGCTCCCttgggacagagcagggagggagctgggctccCGATGTGCAACCCCTGGATCAGGTTGATACGCCAGAGTTAGTGGAAATGGTGGAGGCAGAGGACTCCCGGACAGACACACAGCTTCGTGGGGGTGCCAGCCCAGAAAccccccagggagggggggaccATGCAGCCATGCAGCTtggggaggaggctgaggaTGGGGAACAAGGGCAGGGTGAGCATGGGCTGCCACATGAGCCTGTGCTTGATCCGCAGGGAGCAGGAgttgggcagggagagggggctGGTGCAGGCATGCAGCCCCCTGAGGAGGCTGTAACCCTGGACACACTGGAGATTCAGAGAACTGATGCAAATATGCAGCTGCTTACAGAGGCAGAGGAGCTCAAATCAACCTCGGCAGGGAGCACAGAGGCAGATCTGGCACACTTGGGTGCAACTGGGATGTtgtgggaaggggagcagagTCAGCCTCCTGGTTTGGAGGCAGGTCTGCGTGCAGCTCACGCCGCAGACACGTgggagggagctgctggtgcACGTGTGTCCCCTCCACTTGAGGCTGCTTCCTATCCCGAGTGTGCCGCTGCTGCTGAGGGTCCTGGTCTGGAAGTAAAGCTGGGAGCACTCACTGGTCCTCATGGGCAGATCCTGGAGGACACCCAGACACTGGAATTACCACAGGGAgagagagctgctgcagaggggaggCTTCTGGATGGAGCTCAACGTCTGGAGGTGGTGCAGGGAGAGAGGCTGGAGGCGGGGGTGAGTTTAGTTGACACTCAGGGTCTAGGGCTAAAGCAGGGCCGTGATGATGGTGCGTTTGAGCTGGCCTCCCTGGTCTTCGAGGTGCCGTTACAAATCAGCACTCTAAAGCTGGAAAGGATGATGCAGAAGGATGTTCTCATTCCAGATGTGCGGCGGCTAGGCACTTCGGGACAGGCAGTCCAAAGCGAGCTTCAGGAGCAGGTCTCGGCACAGGCAGATAAGGTGAGGCTTCACactgcttcccagcagctgaaggagaagcCACTGCATGTGGTGGAAACAGAGCAGGTAGCTGCCAGACCCGCTGAACCTCCAAAACAAGAGATGCCACCAGCATCAACCCTTCACATGAGGGTCCAACAGGAGGAAGATGCTGGGAAAGACCAGCTGGGGATGGTCCTTGGAGACAGCTCAGTGGGGGATGGAGACAACAGCAGCATGCAGCCTCAAAAGCAACACTTGGGAGAACAGAGTGAAGACCTTAATGTTGATCAATGGGAGAAGAAGCAAGAAGTTGGACAGAAAACGAGCCAGAAAGGTGAGCCCAGCCCAGGAAAGCCAGGGGCTGTGACTGCAGATGGGGGAGGACCTGCCCCAAGGGGTTCTCCTGAAGCCTCCCTGGAGCCAGACCACCTCTACAACGTGCTGTTCGTCGGGGACTCCCATGTGGGAAAAACATCATTCCTGTACCGGTTGCACGCCGACACCTTCAACCCTCACCTCACTGCCACAGTAG gaCTGGATTATCAGGTCAAAAACCTCATTGTGGACAACAAGCGCTTTGCTCTCCGCCTGTGGGACTCGGCCGGTCAAGAAAG GTACCACAGTATGACCAAGCAGTTCTTCCGGAAGGCGGATGGCGTTGTGCTGATGTACGATATCACATCGGAGTACTCCTTCTCGGATGTGCGGTACTGGCTGAGCTGCATCCAG gaaggagcagaagaCGGAGTTGCTATTCTGCTTCTTGGGAACAAAACTGACTGCGCTGAAGTCAGAAAGGTCCCTACAGAGGAGGGGGAACGCTTGGCCAAG GAGCATCAGCTCACGTTTTACGAATGTAGTGCTGCCTCGGGCCACAATGTCTTGGAATCCATGGTCAGCTTAATCAG gttgctcaaagttCGTGAAGatgaattgaaaaataaagcagcagaggTACCAAAGCCACCCCGGAAGAAAAAGGGCTGCTGCTAG
- the RAB44 gene encoding ras-related protein Rab-44 isoform X2 — protein MVEAEDSQTDTQLLGGASPETPQGGGDHAATQLGEEAEDGGQGLGEHGLPHESVLDPQGAGVGQGEGAGAGVQPPEEAVTLDTLVVQSSDANMQPLAKVDELELTPGGSTEADLQLLSEVSSLDTEQGGSVTPDVHPLDRVDKPELVELEAEDSWVDTQLRGGLGPEAPWGRKTRRAVQLGEEAEDGGQGLGEHGLPHESVLGPQGAGVGQGEGAGAGVQLWELAESLDLLEDQSTDANVQLLAEVDELRLTPGGSSETDLQPLSEAGSLGTEQGGSWAPDVQPLDQVDTPELVEMVEAEDSRTDTQLRGGASPETPQGGGDHAAMQLGEEAEDGEQGQGEHGLPHEPVLDPQGAGVGQGEGAGAGMQPPEEAVTLDTLEIQRTDANMQLLTEAEELKSTSAGSTEADLAHLGATGMLWEGEQSQPPGLEAGLRAAHAADTWEGAAGARVSPPLEAASYPECAAAAEGPGLEVKLGALTGPHGQILEDTQTLELPQGERAAAEGRLLDGAQRLEVVQGERLEAGVSLVDTQGLGLKQGRDDGAFELASLVFEVPLQISTLKLERMMQKDVLIPDVRRLGTSGQAVQSELQEQVSAQADKVRLHTASQQLKEKPLHVVETEQVAARPAEPPKQEMPPASTLHMRVQQEEDAGKDQLGMVLGDSSVGDGDNSSMQPQKQHLGEQSEDLNVDQWEKKQEVGQKTSQKGEPSPGKPGAVTADGGGPAPRGSPEASLEPDHLYNVLFVGDSHVGKTSFLYRLHADTFNPHLTATVGLDYQVKNLIVDNKRFALRLWDSAGQERYHSMTKQFFRKADGVVLMYDITSEYSFSDVRYWLSCIQEGAEDGVAILLLGNKTDCAEVRKVPTEEGERLAKEHQLTFYECSAASGHNVLESMVSLIRLLKVREDELKNKAAEVPKPPRKKKGCC, from the exons ATGGTGGAGGCAGAGGACTCCCAGACAGACACACAGCTTCTTGGGGGTGCCAGCCCAGAAAccccccagggagggggggaccATGCAGCCACGCAGCTtggggaggaggctgaggaTGGGGGACAAGGGCTGGGGGAGCATGGGCTGCCACACGAGTCTGTGCTTGATCCGCAGGGAGCAGGAgttgggcagggagagggggctGGTGCAGGCGTGCAGCCCCCTGAGGAGGCTGTAACCCTGGACACACTGGTAGTTCAAAGCAGTGATGCAAACATGCAGCCGCTTGCAAAGGTGGATGAGCTCGAACTGACCCCAGGAGGGAGCACAGAGGCAGATCTGCAGCTCTTGAGTGAGGTCAGCTCCCTGGAtacagagcagggagggagtgTGACTCCAGATGTGCATCCCCTGGACCGGGTTGATAAACCAGAGTTAGTGGAATTGGAGGCAGAGGACTCCTGGGTAGACACACAGCTTCGTGGGGGTCTTGGCCCAGAAGCCCCATGGGGCAGGAAGACCAGAAGAGCCGTGCAGCTCGGGGAGGAGGCTGAGGATGGGGGACAAGGGCTGGGGGAGCATGGGCTGCCACACGAGTCTGTGCTTGGTCCGCAAGGAGCAGGAGTTGGACAGGGAGAG ggggctGGTGCAGGTGTGCAACTGTGGGAGTTGGCTGAAAGCCTGGACTTGCTGGAGGACCAGAGCACTGATGCCAACGTGCAGCTGCTTGCAGAGGTGGATGAGCTCAGACTGACCCCAGGAGGGAGCAGTGAGACAGATCTGCAGCCCCTGAGTGAGGCCGGCTCCCttgggacagagcagggagggagctgggctccCGATGTGCAACCCCTGGATCAGGTTGATACGCCAGAGTTAGTGGAAATGGTGGAGGCAGAGGACTCCCGGACAGACACACAGCTTCGTGGGGGTGCCAGCCCAGAAAccccccagggagggggggaccATGCAGCCATGCAGCTtggggaggaggctgaggaTGGGGAACAAGGGCAGGGTGAGCATGGGCTGCCACATGAGCCTGTGCTTGATCCGCAGGGAGCAGGAgttgggcagggagagggggctGGTGCAGGCATGCAGCCCCCTGAGGAGGCTGTAACCCTGGACACACTGGAGATTCAGAGAACTGATGCAAATATGCAGCTGCTTACAGAGGCAGAGGAGCTCAAATCAACCTCGGCAGGGAGCACAGAGGCAGATCTGGCACACTTGGGTGCAACTGGGATGTtgtgggaaggggagcagagTCAGCCTCCTGGTTTGGAGGCAGGTCTGCGTGCAGCTCACGCCGCAGACACGTgggagggagctgctggtgcACGTGTGTCCCCTCCACTTGAGGCTGCTTCCTATCCCGAGTGTGCCGCTGCTGCTGAGGGTCCTGGTCTGGAAGTAAAGCTGGGAGCACTCACTGGTCCTCATGGGCAGATCCTGGAGGACACCCAGACACTGGAATTACCACAGGGAgagagagctgctgcagaggggaggCTTCTGGATGGAGCTCAACGTCTGGAGGTGGTGCAGGGAGAGAGGCTGGAGGCGGGGGTGAGTTTAGTTGACACTCAGGGTCTAGGGCTAAAGCAGGGCCGTGATGATGGTGCGTTTGAGCTGGCCTCCCTGGTCTTCGAGGTGCCGTTACAAATCAGCACTCTAAAGCTGGAAAGGATGATGCAGAAGGATGTTCTCATTCCAGATGTGCGGCGGCTAGGCACTTCGGGACAGGCAGTCCAAAGCGAGCTTCAGGAGCAGGTCTCGGCACAGGCAGATAAGGTGAGGCTTCACactgcttcccagcagctgaaggagaagcCACTGCATGTGGTGGAAACAGAGCAGGTAGCTGCCAGACCCGCTGAACCTCCAAAACAAGAGATGCCACCAGCATCAACCCTTCACATGAGGGTCCAACAGGAGGAAGATGCTGGGAAAGACCAGCTGGGGATGGTCCTTGGAGACAGCTCAGTGGGGGATGGAGACAACAGCAGCATGCAGCCTCAAAAGCAACACTTGGGAGAACAGAGTGAAGACCTTAATGTTGATCAATGGGAGAAGAAGCAAGAAGTTGGACAGAAAACGAGCCAGAAAGGTGAGCCCAGCCCAGGAAAGCCAGGGGCTGTGACTGCAGATGGGGGAGGACCTGCCCCAAGGGGTTCTCCTGAAGCCTCCCTGGAGCCAGACCACCTCTACAACGTGCTGTTCGTCGGGGACTCCCATGTGGGAAAAACATCATTCCTGTACCGGTTGCACGCCGACACCTTCAACCCTCACCTCACTGCCACAGTAG gaCTGGATTATCAGGTCAAAAACCTCATTGTGGACAACAAGCGCTTTGCTCTCCGCCTGTGGGACTCGGCCGGTCAAGAAAG GTACCACAGTATGACCAAGCAGTTCTTCCGGAAGGCGGATGGCGTTGTGCTGATGTACGATATCACATCGGAGTACTCCTTCTCGGATGTGCGGTACTGGCTGAGCTGCATCCAG gaaggagcagaagaCGGAGTTGCTATTCTGCTTCTTGGGAACAAAACTGACTGCGCTGAAGTCAGAAAGGTCCCTACAGAGGAGGGGGAACGCTTGGCCAAG GAGCATCAGCTCACGTTTTACGAATGTAGTGCTGCCTCGGGCCACAATGTCTTGGAATCCATGGTCAGCTTAATCAG gttgctcaaagttCGTGAAGatgaattgaaaaataaagcagcagaggTACCAAAGCCACCCCGGAAGAAAAAGGGCTGCTGCTAG
- the RAB44 gene encoding ras-related protein Rab-44 isoform X4: protein MAEHRAATKGRRMGSSRRRQLQEGSGEAPAAAPSPSEEPPWASEVVQRMQDFFRKQDKDQAGFVTRSDMQKLQEEDFPCSTEELELIFDGLDAAGTGRLSTEEFTAGLGQFLSSQKATRNHRRRKTASRRVRLVLPSPALDGVDSEEQRHFAAFMEQLGTDNVSEEQEIWQLWVKLREDEPQLLGNLEDFLAKMRHRIQEARSKKEALKATLNKRVAEHDKEVQQLCEALEQQIQQEQQRLEQQSVARSHQHGMELQRALDASEREVQRLVMAQMELETRCRSLRSMQQATSTENRQLEESNRVLEDRLQHLHQQLQQTQGRLQTARAAVAWENMEEPGDGVAAELPSEMALSPQMSLEKSEKYRSEMRTRLGSQSGKPKVKSTHQVVWEMLPAEISLLGAPPRASSVEEDPFPEFLKEERFSNQSSLLREMNDAIAALSKQLKPQAPGTPPVPADAACHPQDDAEPQTGPEAATAHGTTPGVLQETLPSHVAPKPFEGDLKEGPAAAELCAPDTTQADVRRLGTSGQAVQSELQEQVSAQADKVRLHTASQQLKEKPLHVVETEQVAARPAEPPKQEMPPASTLHMRVQQEEDAGKDQLGMVLGDSSVGDGDNSSMQPQKQHLGEQSEDLNVDQWEKKQEVGQKTSQKGEPSPGKPGAVTADGGGPAPRGSPEASLEPDHLYNVLFVGDSHVGKTSFLYRLHADTFNPHLTATVGLDYQVKNLIVDNKRFALRLWDSAGQERYHSMTKQFFRKADGVVLMYDITSEYSFSDVRYWLSCIQEGAEDGVAILLLGNKTDCAEVRKVPTEEGERLAKEHQLTFYECSAASGHNVLESMVSLIRLLKVREDELKNKAAEVPKPPRKKKGCC, encoded by the exons ATGGCCGAGCACCGGGCGGCCACCAAGGGCCGGCGTATGGGCTCCAGCCGGCgaaggcagctgcaggagggctcCGGTGAGGCAccggcagcagctcccagccccagcgAGGAGCCGCCGTGGGCATCCGAAGTGGTGCAGAGAATGCAGGACTTCTTCAGGAAGCAGGACAAGGACCAGGCGGGGTTCGTCACCCGCTCAGACATGCAG AAATTGCAGGAGGAAGATTTCCCATGCAGCACAGAGGAGCTGGAGCTCATCTTTGATGGGCTGGATGCTGCCGGCACCGGGCGGTTAAGCACCGAGGAGTTCACTGCCGGGCTCG GGCAGTTCCTGAGCTCCCAAAAAGCTACCAGGAACCACCGCCGGCGGAAAACAGCATCCCGGAGGGTCCGCTTggtcctccccagcccagcGTTGGATGGGGTGGACAGCGAGGAGCAGAGACACTTTGCTGCCTTCATGGAGCAGCTGGGCACGGACAATGTCTCTGAAGA ACAGGAGATCTGGCAGCTCTGGGTGAAGCTCCGGGAGGACGAACCCCAGCTCCTGGGCAACCTGGAGGACTTTCTGGCCAAGATGAGGCACCGCATCCAAGAAGCCAGGAGCAAGAAGGAGGCTTTGAAGGCGACCCTGAACAA GCGTGTGGCTGAACATGACAAGGAggtgcagcagctctgtgaggCCCTGGAGCAGCAGattcagcaggagcagcagcggcTGGAGCAGCAG AGCGTGGCCCGGAGCCACCAGCACGGCATGGAGCTGCAGCGAGCGCTGGATGCCAGCGAGAGGGAGGTGCAGCGCTTGGTCATGGCGCAGATGGAG CTGGAGACGCGGTGCCGCAGCCTCCGCAGCATGCAGCAAGCCACCAGCACTGAAAACcggcagctggaggagagcaaCCGGGTGCTGGAGGACCGCCTGCAGCacctccaccagcagctccagcagacCCAGGGGCGCCTGCAGACAGCGAGGGCTGCGGTGGCTTGGGAGAACATGGAGGAGCCCGG AGACGgagtggctgcagagctgcccagcGAGATGGCCCTGTCCCCACAG ATGAGTCTGGAGAAGAGTGAGAAGTACCGCTCCGAGATGCGGACCAGGCTGGGGTCCCAGAGTGGCAAGCCCAAAGTCAAGAGCACCCACCAAGT GGTTTGGGAAATGCTGCCAGCAGAAATAAGCCTTTTGGGAGCCCCGCCGAGAGCGAGCTCCGTGGAAGAGGACCCCTTCCCAGAATTTCTCAAAGAGGAACGTTTTTCTAACCAAAGCTCTTTGCTAAGAGAGATGAATGATGCAATAGCGGCTCTGAGCAAACAGCTGAAGCCACAGGCACCAGGTACACCCCCTGTGCCGGCAGACGCTGCCTGTCACCCCCAGGATGATGCTGAGCCCCAAACGGGGCCGGAGGCAGCCACAGCCCATGGCACAACCCCCGGGGTCCTGCAAGAGACCCTCCCCAGCCACGTCGCTCCCAAGCCGTTTGAAGGAGACCTGAAAGAGGGACCAGCCGCAGCTGAGCTTTGTGCTCCGGACACGACACAGGCTG ATGTGCGGCGGCTAGGCACTTCGGGACAGGCAGTCCAAAGCGAGCTTCAGGAGCAGGTCTCGGCACAGGCAGATAAGGTGAGGCTTCACactgcttcccagcagctgaaggagaagcCACTGCATGTGGTGGAAACAGAGCAGGTAGCTGCCAGACCCGCTGAACCTCCAAAACAAGAGATGCCACCAGCATCAACCCTTCACATGAGGGTCCAACAGGAGGAAGATGCTGGGAAAGACCAGCTGGGGATGGTCCTTGGAGACAGCTCAGTGGGGGATGGAGACAACAGCAGCATGCAGCCTCAAAAGCAACACTTGGGAGAACAGAGTGAAGACCTTAATGTTGATCAATGGGAGAAGAAGCAAGAAGTTGGACAGAAAACGAGCCAGAAAGGTGAGCCCAGCCCAGGAAAGCCAGGGGCTGTGACTGCAGATGGGGGAGGACCTGCCCCAAGGGGTTCTCCTGAAGCCTCCCTGGAGCCAGACCACCTCTACAACGTGCTGTTCGTCGGGGACTCCCATGTGGGAAAAACATCATTCCTGTACCGGTTGCACGCCGACACCTTCAACCCTCACCTCACTGCCACAGTAG gaCTGGATTATCAGGTCAAAAACCTCATTGTGGACAACAAGCGCTTTGCTCTCCGCCTGTGGGACTCGGCCGGTCAAGAAAG GTACCACAGTATGACCAAGCAGTTCTTCCGGAAGGCGGATGGCGTTGTGCTGATGTACGATATCACATCGGAGTACTCCTTCTCGGATGTGCGGTACTGGCTGAGCTGCATCCAG gaaggagcagaagaCGGAGTTGCTATTCTGCTTCTTGGGAACAAAACTGACTGCGCTGAAGTCAGAAAGGTCCCTACAGAGGAGGGGGAACGCTTGGCCAAG GAGCATCAGCTCACGTTTTACGAATGTAGTGCTGCCTCGGGCCACAATGTCTTGGAATCCATGGTCAGCTTAATCAG gttgctcaaagttCGTGAAGatgaattgaaaaataaagcagcagaggTACCAAAGCCACCCCGGAAGAAAAAGGGCTGCTGCTAG